The following are from one region of the Amycolatopsis sp. QT-25 genome:
- a CDS encoding polyphosphate--glucose phosphotransferase produces MEATRGFGIDIGGSGIKGALVDLAEGRLIGDRIRIDTPKPSTPEAVADVVAEITGQAGWDGPVGVTLPAVVKKGVAHTAANIDRAWIGTDADALFAKRLGRGVDDIAMLNDADAAGMAEIRWGDPIAKRGVTALLTFGTGIGSAVFQDGKLVPNTEFGHIEVDGFDAEKKAAASAKDNEDLSYPEWAERVNRYLSVLENLIWPDLFIVGGGVSKKSHKWVPLLNIRTPLIVASLQNNAGIVGAAAAAAEGIEH; encoded by the coding sequence GTGGAGGCGACCCGAGGTTTCGGTATCGACATCGGCGGCAGCGGGATCAAGGGCGCGCTGGTCGACTTGGCGGAGGGACGGCTGATCGGCGACCGGATCCGCATCGACACGCCGAAACCGTCGACGCCGGAGGCGGTGGCGGACGTCGTCGCCGAGATCACCGGCCAGGCGGGCTGGGACGGCCCGGTGGGGGTCACCCTGCCCGCGGTGGTCAAGAAGGGCGTCGCGCACACCGCGGCGAACATCGACCGCGCCTGGATCGGCACCGACGCCGACGCCCTGTTCGCCAAACGACTCGGCCGCGGCGTGGACGACATCGCGATGCTCAACGACGCCGATGCCGCCGGCATGGCCGAGATCCGCTGGGGCGACCCGATCGCGAAACGCGGGGTGACGGCGCTGCTGACCTTCGGCACCGGCATCGGCAGCGCGGTCTTCCAGGACGGCAAGCTCGTGCCCAACACCGAGTTCGGCCACATCGAGGTCGACGGTTTCGACGCGGAGAAGAAGGCCGCGGCGTCGGCGAAGGACAACGAGGACCTCTCGTATCCCGAATGGGCGGAACGGGTGAACAGGTATCTCTCCGTGCTGGAAAACCTGATCTGGCCGGATCTGTTCATCGTCGGCGGCGGGGTCAGCAAGAAGTCGCACAAATGGGTCCCGCTGCTGAACATCCGCACGCCGCTGATCGTCGCGTCGTTGCAGAACAACGCGGGCATCGTCGGCGCGGCGGCCGCGGCCGCCGAGGGCATCGAGCACTGA
- a CDS encoding DUF4193 domain-containing protein: MATDYDAPRRSEADELAEDSLEELKARRNENQSGVVDVDEDATAENFELPGADLSGLSGEDLTVKVVPKQADEFTCSVCFLVHHRSRLAEESGGRLICRDCA; the protein is encoded by the coding sequence ATGGCGACCGACTACGACGCTCCGCGCCGCAGCGAAGCCGACGAGCTGGCCGAAGACTCGTTGGAAGAGCTCAAGGCACGGCGCAACGAAAATCAGTCCGGCGTCGTGGACGTCGACGAGGACGCGACCGCCGAGAACTTCGAGCTGCCGGGCGCGGACCTCTCCGGACTTTCCGGGGAGGACCTGACCGTCAAGGTCGTGCCCAAGCAGGCCGACGAGTTCACCTGCTCCGTCTGCTTCCTGGTGCATCACCGCAGCAGGCTGGCGGAGGAGAGTGGCGGACGGCTCATCTGCCGCGACTGCGCCTGA
- a CDS encoding DUF3093 domain-containing protein: MGESVSTAEGGAVRYSERLYVPWWGWPLPLLGGGLLAAEIDMGYPGLRGWLPYVVLIPAVIALMVSLGRSRVRVTGGAKPELWLRDAHLPLEFVGDVDVIDKEAKRKALGRDADPAAFVLHRGWVGPVVRVWLTDPEDPTPYWLFSTRHPEKVAALLRRTASKS; this comes from the coding sequence GTGGGTGAGAGCGTGAGCACGGCCGAAGGCGGCGCCGTCAGGTATTCGGAACGGCTTTACGTCCCGTGGTGGGGCTGGCCGTTGCCGCTGCTGGGCGGCGGGCTGCTGGCGGCGGAGATCGACATGGGCTATCCGGGGCTCCGCGGCTGGCTGCCGTACGTGGTGCTGATCCCCGCGGTGATCGCGCTGATGGTTTCACTCGGCCGGTCCCGCGTCCGGGTGACCGGTGGCGCCAAGCCGGAGCTGTGGCTGCGCGACGCGCATCTGCCGCTCGAGTTCGTCGGCGACGTCGACGTCATCGACAAGGAAGCGAAGCGCAAGGCACTCGGCCGCGACGCCGATCCGGCGGCGTTCGTCCTGCACCGGGGCTGGGTCGGCCCGGTCGTGCGGGTGTGGCTCACCGACCCCGAAGACCCCACGCCGTACTGGCTGTTCAGCACCCGGCATCCGGAGAAGGTGGCCGCGCTGCTGCGGCGGACCGCCTCGAAGTCCTAG
- a CDS encoding histidine kinase, which translates to MPTLVPRLSHLPSWKQDLVIALGTWLTGALVYLSGMQVLLNGPDTTPLWIRLTELTVLCALEMLRREVPWALLAALVVVAVDVAIGPSLPILVVFTDFLYATTLYGSRRVSRLMIGITALGTLAVVCLALVLSSQWRTAILVAFAFLPFLVTPVWWAANVRQQRDIAENERANAVQLATIGELDRRAAVAGERSKMARDLHDVIAGHLSAIAIQSEAALSIASADPKLSRKVLESVRENSVSALEEMRAMIGLLREDSDIETTAPARLAELSKLVDSARASGLEVELGSVPDPSSPLPAAVDLTAYRIAQEALTNAVKHAPGGRAVLDIRSRGGILTVEVRNDLQPGRLDDGGTGFGLLNMRERAVAVGGTLAAGPSGGGWLVRAELPLEGS; encoded by the coding sequence GTGCCCACGCTGGTCCCTCGCCTGAGTCATCTCCCGTCGTGGAAGCAGGACCTCGTCATCGCGCTCGGCACCTGGCTCACCGGCGCCCTCGTCTACCTCAGCGGGATGCAGGTGCTGCTCAACGGCCCGGACACGACGCCGCTGTGGATCCGGCTGACCGAGCTGACCGTGTTGTGCGCGCTGGAGATGCTGCGCCGCGAGGTCCCGTGGGCGCTGCTCGCCGCGCTGGTCGTGGTCGCCGTGGACGTGGCGATCGGTCCCTCGCTGCCGATCCTCGTCGTCTTCACCGACTTCCTCTACGCGACGACGCTTTACGGTTCGCGGCGGGTCAGCCGGCTGATGATCGGTATCACCGCGCTCGGGACGCTCGCGGTGGTCTGCCTGGCGCTCGTCCTCTCCTCGCAGTGGCGGACGGCGATCCTGGTGGCGTTCGCGTTCCTGCCGTTCCTCGTCACCCCGGTGTGGTGGGCGGCGAACGTGCGGCAGCAGCGGGACATCGCCGAGAACGAACGGGCCAACGCCGTCCAGCTGGCCACGATCGGCGAACTGGACCGGAGGGCCGCCGTCGCCGGGGAACGTTCGAAGATGGCGCGGGATCTGCACGACGTCATCGCCGGGCATCTGTCGGCGATCGCGATCCAGTCCGAGGCCGCGTTGTCGATCGCCTCCGCCGACCCGAAGCTGTCCAGGAAGGTGCTGGAATCGGTGCGGGAGAACAGTGTGAGCGCGCTGGAGGAGATGCGCGCGATGATCGGGCTGCTGCGCGAGGACTCCGATATCGAGACGACGGCGCCCGCCCGGCTGGCCGAACTGTCCAAACTGGTCGATTCGGCGCGGGCGAGCGGGCTGGAGGTCGAACTCGGTTCCGTACCGGACCCGTCGTCCCCGCTGCCCGCCGCGGTCGATCTGACCGCGTACCGGATCGCGCAGGAGGCGCTGACCAACGCGGTGAAACACGCCCCTGGCGGCCGCGCGGTCCTGGACATCCGCTCACGCGGCGGCATACTCACCGTCGAGGTGCGCAACGATCTTCAGCCGGGCCGCCTCGATGACGGCGGGACCGGGTTCGGCCTGCTGAACATGCGGGAACGCGCCGTCGCGGTGGGCGGCACCCTCGCCGCCGGGCCGTCCGGCGGCGGCTGGCTGGTCCGCGCCGAACTGCCTCTGGAGGGGTCTTGA
- the cei gene encoding envelope integrity protein Cei yields MASGNGIGDRGAGPYRKRKPLPALIVIGVMALGAVIVWVNVVASNADIDAKIRCDPPPAPQQGVTYTPLAHDGLDDRAPVPPDKVAVQVLNGSQVRGQGGIVTSTLRELGFSQVLEPDVDPAYKNAEAKCRGQIRFGENGAAAARTLSLVVPCAELVEDNRKDASVTFTTGTLLSDVRPKAEARQVLDQLTRWSKAQQGTGGGEQSAGGGAPVIDQALLKAAREAPC; encoded by the coding sequence GTGGCGTCGGGGAACGGCATCGGGGACCGCGGGGCGGGGCCGTATCGCAAACGCAAGCCGCTGCCCGCGCTCATCGTCATCGGGGTGATGGCACTCGGTGCGGTCATCGTCTGGGTGAACGTCGTGGCGAGCAACGCCGACATCGACGCGAAGATCCGCTGCGATCCGCCGCCCGCCCCACAGCAGGGTGTCACCTACACGCCGCTGGCACACGATGGACTCGACGACCGGGCGCCGGTCCCGCCGGACAAGGTCGCCGTCCAGGTGCTCAACGGATCCCAGGTCCGCGGCCAAGGCGGCATCGTCACCAGCACGCTCCGGGAACTCGGTTTCTCCCAGGTGCTGGAGCCGGACGTCGATCCGGCCTACAAGAACGCCGAAGCCAAGTGCCGCGGCCAGATCCGCTTCGGCGAGAACGGCGCGGCCGCGGCCCGCACGCTGAGCCTGGTGGTCCCGTGCGCCGAGTTGGTCGAGGACAACCGCAAGGACGCTTCGGTCACGTTCACCACCGGCACCCTGCTCAGCGACGTCCGCCCGAAGGCGGAGGCGCGCCAGGTGCTCGACCAGCTCACTCGGTGGTCGAAGGCGCAGCAGGGCACCGGCGGCGGCGAGCAGTCGGCAGGCGGCGGGGCCCCGGTGATCGACCAGGCGCTGCTGAAGGCCGCCCGCGAAGCCCCCTGCTGA
- a CDS encoding DUF3710 domain-containing protein, whose product MGIFGRKREAKPSGRHAAPEVDERPGSATDDEEIESQLSETADGPFDLADAPDDGIPRIDLGSVKVPVPDGSQVQVEMDPESGGVRAVHVVTEQGQITVSGYAAPRSGGLWKDVSTELTEQLRADGAKVSVGMGEWGLELSAIVGDVALRFVGVDGPRWMLRGVIAGPQSQASQAPAVLREIVRHTIVDRGDAPMPVRTPLTITLPDAVAQHIAEQQG is encoded by the coding sequence GTGGGGATTTTCGGACGCAAGCGCGAGGCCAAGCCGAGCGGGCGGCACGCCGCGCCCGAGGTCGACGAGCGCCCCGGCAGCGCCACCGACGACGAGGAGATCGAGTCCCAGCTGTCGGAGACCGCCGACGGTCCCTTCGACCTCGCCGACGCGCCCGACGACGGCATCCCGAGGATCGACCTGGGTTCGGTGAAGGTACCGGTACCCGACGGTTCCCAGGTCCAGGTCGAAATGGACCCGGAGAGCGGCGGCGTCCGCGCGGTGCACGTCGTCACCGAGCAGGGTCAGATCACCGTCAGCGGCTACGCGGCGCCTCGGTCCGGCGGGCTGTGGAAGGACGTCAGCACCGAACTCACCGAGCAGCTGCGCGCCGACGGCGCCAAGGTCTCGGTCGGCATGGGCGAGTGGGGACTGGAGCTGTCCGCGATCGTCGGCGACGTCGCGCTGCGGTTCGTCGGGGTCGACGGTCCGCGCTGGATGCTCCGCGGTGTCATCGCCGGTCCGCAGTCGCAGGCGTCCCAGGCGCCCGCGGTGCTGCGGGAGATCGTGCGGCACACCATCGTCGACCGCGGTGACGCGCCGATGCCGGTCCGCACTCCGCTGACCATCACGCTGCCCGACGCCGTCGCGCAGCACATCGCCGAGCAGCAGGGTTGA
- a CDS encoding alpha/beta hydrolase: MTSAIPPTTAVVLPGTGSDEVFVRSVFSGPLRALGIPLLAPPPPPGERLTEGCLEELDRLSGEHGPLLVGGISFGAHLSAEWAARNPGRCTGLLAALPAWNGPAGRAPASLAARLSADLVAENGVDGALAKSADGVPGWLSAELGRAWRRHGAGLAASLRTAAAHPAPALEDLEALDVPAGIGACLDDPIHPVAVARAWAEALPRAEVGESTLTALGADRETLGRATVLAWLKARTRS; the protein is encoded by the coding sequence GTGACCTCCGCTATTCCGCCTACGACGGCAGTAGTACTCCCCGGCACCGGGTCCGACGAAGTGTTCGTGCGCAGCGTGTTCTCCGGCCCGCTGCGGGCACTCGGCATCCCGTTGCTCGCCCCGCCACCGCCCCCGGGCGAGCGTCTCACGGAGGGCTGCCTCGAGGAGCTGGACAGGCTGTCCGGCGAGCACGGGCCGCTGCTCGTCGGCGGCATCTCGTTCGGCGCGCATCTGTCGGCGGAGTGGGCCGCCCGCAATCCGGGCCGCTGCACCGGCCTGCTGGCCGCGCTCCCGGCCTGGAACGGCCCGGCGGGGCGAGCACCCGCGTCGCTCGCCGCGCGCCTGTCAGCGGATCTGGTGGCCGAAAACGGGGTCGACGGCGCGCTGGCGAAATCGGCGGACGGCGTCCCTGGCTGGCTTTCGGCGGAACTCGGCCGCGCGTGGCGGCGGCACGGTGCCGGCTTGGCGGCGAGCCTGCGGACGGCCGCCGCCCATCCCGCACCGGCACTCGAAGACCTGGAAGCACTCGACGTACCCGCGGGGATCGGCGCGTGCCTGGACGACCCGATCCATCCGGTGGCGGTCGCCCGCGCCTGGGCGGAAGCCCTGCCACGCGCCGAGGTCGGCGAGTCGACGCTCACCGCCCTCGGCGCGGACCGGGAAACACTGGGCCGCGCGACCGTCCTGGCCTGGCTGAAAGCCCGCACCCGAAGCTGA
- a CDS encoding RNA polymerase sigma factor translates to MAAARTATRSGTKTATAAGEPADEAATDAAKPAARKTAAKAAGAKKAPAKKAPAKKPTTKGAKTEDGDPEDGPVELDEADLETPDLSDLEEVEVDVVDATVTEETEEDAESEEDVEETPPRGRRTPTDKNAGKTSDNPDFVWDEEESEALRQARKDAELTASADSVRAYLKQIGKVALLNAEEEVELAKRIEAGLYAAERVRNAEEEGEKLVTQMRRDLKWIVRDGERAKNHLLEANLRLVVSLAKRYTGRGMAFLDLIQEGNLGLIRAVEKFDYTKGYKFSTYATWWIRQAITRAMADQARTIRIPVHMVEVINKLGRIQRELLQDLGREPTPEELAKEMDISPEKVLEIQQYAREPISLDQTIGDEGDSQLGDFIEDSEAVVAVDAVSFTLLQDQLQSVLQTLSEREAGVVRLRFGLTDGQPRTLDEIGQVYGVTRERIRQIESKTMSKLRHPSRSQVLRDYLD, encoded by the coding sequence GTGGCAGCCGCAAGAACCGCAACCCGAAGCGGGACGAAGACAGCGACCGCAGCCGGCGAGCCGGCCGACGAGGCAGCCACCGACGCGGCGAAGCCCGCGGCGCGCAAGACCGCCGCCAAGGCGGCAGGCGCGAAGAAGGCCCCGGCGAAGAAGGCTCCGGCCAAGAAACCCACCACCAAGGGCGCCAAGACCGAAGACGGCGATCCGGAAGACGGTCCGGTAGAGCTCGACGAAGCCGACCTCGAGACCCCGGATCTGTCGGACCTGGAAGAGGTCGAGGTGGACGTCGTCGACGCGACGGTCACCGAGGAAACGGAAGAGGACGCGGAGTCCGAGGAGGACGTCGAAGAGACGCCCCCCCGCGGACGCCGCACGCCGACCGACAAGAACGCCGGAAAGACCTCCGACAACCCGGACTTCGTCTGGGACGAGGAAGAGTCCGAGGCGCTGCGCCAGGCGCGCAAGGACGCCGAGCTCACCGCTTCGGCCGACTCGGTCCGCGCGTACCTCAAGCAGATCGGCAAGGTCGCCCTGCTGAACGCGGAGGAGGAGGTGGAGCTCGCCAAGCGCATCGAGGCCGGGCTCTACGCCGCCGAACGCGTCCGCAACGCCGAGGAGGAGGGCGAGAAGCTCGTCACCCAGATGCGGCGCGACCTCAAGTGGATCGTGCGCGACGGTGAGCGGGCGAAGAACCACCTGCTGGAGGCGAACCTCCGGCTCGTGGTCTCGCTGGCCAAGCGCTACACCGGCCGCGGCATGGCGTTCCTGGACCTGATCCAGGAGGGCAACCTCGGCCTGATCCGCGCGGTCGAGAAGTTCGACTACACCAAGGGCTACAAGTTCTCCACGTACGCCACCTGGTGGATCCGTCAGGCGATCACCCGCGCGATGGCCGACCAGGCCCGCACCATCCGTATCCCGGTGCACATGGTCGAGGTCATCAACAAGCTCGGCCGCATACAGCGTGAACTCCTGCAGGACCTCGGCCGCGAGCCCACCCCCGAAGAGCTCGCCAAGGAAATGGACATCTCCCCGGAGAAGGTCCTCGAGATCCAGCAGTACGCCCGCGAGCCGATCTCGCTCGACCAGACCATCGGCGACGAGGGCGACTCGCAGCTCGGTGACTTCATCGAGGACTCCGAGGCCGTCGTCGCGGTCGACGCGGTGTCCTTCACACTGCTGCAGGACCAGCTCCAGTCGGTGCTGCAGACGCTGTCCGAACGGGAGGCGGGTGTGGTGCGGCTGCGGTTCGGCCTCACCGACGGCCAGCCGCGCACGCTCGACGAGATCGGCCAGGTGTACGGGGTGACCCGTGAGCGCATCCGGCAGATCGAGTCGAAGACGATGTCGAAGCTGCGTCACCCGTCGCGTTCGCAGGTGCTGCGCGACTACCTGGACTGA
- a CDS encoding inositol monophosphatase family protein, with protein MADVGVDETLLKSVAERVAGEAAELVHEAWTGMNGGREVRVDTKSADTDVVTAVDHESERLVRARLAELRPDDAVLGEEGGGIAGDGVTWVVDPIDGTVNFLYGLPWFAVSVAAQVGGVSVAGAVVEPVSGRRWTAARGQGAFLDGRRLSVNAPRRLDLTLVGTGFAYRVERRTKQARFVAGLATRVRDVRRNGAASLDLCAVAAGWLDAYVEHGLGHWDWAAGALIAAEAGARVSLPGEDAELGPDATFAVAPSIEGPLRQALLDSGVGAI; from the coding sequence ATGGCGGACGTGGGAGTTGACGAGACGTTGCTGAAAAGTGTCGCCGAGCGTGTCGCGGGCGAGGCCGCCGAACTGGTCCACGAGGCTTGGACCGGGATGAACGGGGGCCGTGAGGTGCGGGTGGACACCAAATCCGCCGACACCGACGTGGTGACCGCCGTGGACCACGAGTCGGAACGGTTGGTGCGCGCCCGGCTCGCCGAACTGCGTCCCGACGACGCCGTGCTCGGCGAGGAGGGAGGCGGGATCGCCGGCGACGGGGTGACCTGGGTGGTCGACCCGATCGACGGGACGGTGAACTTCCTCTACGGGCTGCCCTGGTTCGCCGTGTCGGTGGCCGCGCAGGTCGGCGGCGTGTCGGTGGCGGGCGCCGTCGTCGAACCGGTCAGCGGCCGCCGCTGGACCGCCGCGCGCGGGCAGGGCGCGTTCCTCGACGGGCGGCGGCTGTCGGTCAACGCCCCGCGGCGGCTCGACCTGACCCTCGTCGGCACCGGGTTCGCCTACCGGGTCGAACGGCGGACGAAGCAGGCCCGGTTCGTCGCCGGACTGGCGACCAGGGTGCGGGACGTCCGGCGCAACGGGGCCGCGTCACTCGATCTGTGTGCGGTCGCGGCGGGCTGGCTGGACGCCTACGTCGAACACGGCCTCGGGCACTGGGACTGGGCCGCGGGGGCGCTCATCGCCGCCGAGGCGGGTGCCAGGGTGTCGCTGCCGGGGGAGGACGCCGAACTCGGGCCGGACGCGACCTTCGCGGTGGCGCCGTCGATCGAAGGACCGTTGCGTCAGGCCTTGCTCGACTCGGGCGTGGGCGCGATTTGA
- the dut gene encoding dUTP diphosphatase: MSTVQVLLSRIDPSVPLPAYARPGDAGADLVTTSDLVLAPGERGVVGTGVAVALPPGYAGFVHPRSGLAARVGLSVVNTPGTIDSGYRGEIRVCLINHDLSEKVVLTRGDRIAQLVVQRVETAEFVEVAELERSERGEGGYGSTGGHATLGAGAREGTEN; encoded by the coding sequence GTGTCCACCGTTCAGGTACTGCTTTCCCGGATCGATCCTTCGGTCCCCCTCCCCGCCTACGCGCGCCCCGGTGACGCGGGCGCCGACCTCGTCACCACCTCGGATCTCGTGCTCGCGCCCGGCGAACGCGGCGTCGTCGGAACGGGCGTCGCGGTCGCGCTGCCGCCCGGGTACGCGGGCTTCGTCCACCCACGTTCGGGGCTCGCCGCCCGTGTCGGCCTCTCGGTCGTCAACACGCCGGGCACGATCGACTCGGGGTACCGCGGTGAGATCCGCGTCTGCCTGATCAACCATGATCTCTCCGAGAAGGTCGTGCTCACCCGCGGCGACCGGATCGCACAGCTGGTCGTGCAACGGGTCGAAACGGCCGAATTCGTCGAGGTCGCCGAACTCGAGCGGTCCGAGCGCGGCGAGGGCGGGTATGGCTCCACCGGCGGACACGCCACACTGGGAGCCGGAGCCAGGGAAGGAACGGAGAACTAG
- a CDS encoding OB-fold nucleic acid binding domain-containing protein encodes MSAKDGGYFSRLVRKLTSDVEDLDADDLSEKSEAGGAQRACDCRSGQEVTVLGRLRSVELCPTNEAATLQAELFDGTQGVTLIWLGRRRIPGIEPGRTIKVRGRMAERDGQKVLYNPYYELQSPVS; translated from the coding sequence ATGTCCGCCAAAGACGGCGGCTACTTCAGCCGGCTGGTCCGCAAGCTGACCAGCGACGTCGAGGATCTCGACGCCGACGACCTGTCCGAGAAATCCGAGGCCGGCGGAGCGCAGCGGGCCTGCGACTGCCGGTCGGGTCAAGAGGTGACGGTGCTCGGGAGGCTCCGCAGCGTGGAGCTCTGCCCGACCAACGAGGCCGCGACACTGCAGGCCGAGCTGTTCGACGGCACGCAGGGCGTGACGCTAATCTGGCTCGGACGCCGCCGGATCCCCGGAATCGAACCCGGGCGAACCATCAAGGTGCGCGGCCGGATGGCCGAACGTGATGGTCAGAAGGTGCTGTACAACCCCTATTACGAACTTCAGAGCCCTGTGAGTTGA